The Glycine soja cultivar W05 chromosome 8, ASM419377v2, whole genome shotgun sequence genome has a window encoding:
- the LOC114423841 gene encoding LOB domain-containing protein 41-like — MRMSCNGCRVLRKGCSENCSIRPCLQWIKSPESQANATVFLAKFYGRAGLMNLVNAGPEHLRPAIFRSLLYEACGRIVNPIYGSVGLLWSGSWQLCQAAVENVLKGAPITPITSEAAASGRCPPLKAYDIRHVFKDENSAAASNETQHQRVKTRSRVKRPLAKPKSTANQNNNINTKNTGTEFGSDEPGLVACDWTEEALNRSGSHDSTLSHQSEAANAVESESILSAETSILFRDEPESNPKRLDRTDDVGLELTLGFEPVSGAQHVVPVKKRRIDLKDFSGSSCKMELGLECSA, encoded by the exons ATGCGGATGAGTTGCAATGGATGTCGAGTTCTGAGAAAAGGTTGCAGTGAAAATTGCAGCATCAGACCCTGTTTACAATGGATCAAAAGCCCAGAATCCCAAGCCAATGCTACTGTGTTTCTCGCTAAGTTTTATGGTCGTGCTGGTCTCATGAACCTCGTTAACGCAGGCCCCGAACATCTTCGTCCAG CGATCTTTCGCTCGTTGTTGTACGAGGCATGCGGTCGGATAGTGAACCCGATTTACGGGTCTGTCGGGCTATTATGGTCCGGGAGCTGGCAGCTGTGTCAAGCCGCCGTGGAAAACGTCTTGAAAGGCGCGCCGATTACGCCGATCACGTCTGAAGCCGCGGCTAGCGGGCGGTGCCCACCGCTCAAGGCTTACGACATACGCCACGTGTTCAAAGACGAGAACTCCGCCGCCGCGTCCAACGAAACTCAGCACCAACGAGTCAAGACCCGCTCTCGAGTGAAGCGACCCCTCGCCAAGCCCAAATCCACCGCCAACCAAAACAACAACATTAACACTAAGAATACGGGAACCGAATTCGGATCGGATGAACCGGGTTTGGTGGCATGCGATTGGACCGAGGAGGCGTTGAACCGGTCTGGAAGTCACGATTCGACGCTGAGCCACCAGTCGGAGGCGGCGAATGCGGTGGAAAGTGAGAGCATTTTGTCTGCTGAGACTTCGATCCTCTTCCGAGATGAACCGGAATCCAACCCGAAGCGCTTGGACCGGACCGATGATGTTGGTTTAGAGCTTACGCTAGGGTTCGAGCCGGTATCAGGTGCGCAGCACGTGGTTCCGGTGAAGAAGAGAAGGATTGATTTGAAGGATTTTAGTGGCTCGTCGTGCAAGATGGAGCTGGGGCTTGAATGCTCGGCTTGA
- the LOC114423843 gene encoding uncharacterized protein LOC114423843, producing MSGVKRALRQFTFGTGKTAGRNSAGRITSFHRGGGAKRLQRTVDHKRNTASSLGVVERIEYDPNRSSKIALVRWIEGVHHRRRRAAPANAASPKLLHLDPAATDANSIRGVFALNSMLPHTHAGTSSRELFLSALASKAKGSESESVSSLGIPRFAVAAARAPFFAQRARGEETLEVRHWRRNSDAWAHRNKRKAAISWQSIAR from the coding sequence atgtctGGCGTGAAGAGAGCACTGAGGCAGTTCACCTTCGGAACCGGCAAGACCGCCGGTCGCAACTCGGCGGGGCGCATAACGTCCTTCCACCGCGGCGGCGGAGCCAAGCGCTTGCAACGAACCGTCGATCACAAACGGAATACCGCTTCTTCTCTCGGCGTCGTCGAAAGGATCGAGTACGACCCTAACCGCTCCTCCAAAATCGCCCTCGTTCGCTGGATCGAAGGCGTCCATCACCGTCGCCGCCGCGCTGCCCCCGCCAACGCCGCTTCGCCCAAGCTCCTCCATCTCGATCCCGCCGCTACCGACGCTAACAGCATTCGCGGCGTTTTCGCTCTCAATTCGATGCTGCCGCACACTCACGCTGGAACATCCTCCAGAGAGCTTTTTCTGTCTGCGTTGGCGTCCAAGGCCAAGGGATCAGAATCGGAATCGGTTTCTTCGCTCGGAATTCCGAGGTTCGCGGTTGCGGCGGCGAGGGCTCCGTTCTTCGCGCAGCGTGCGAGAGGGGAGGAGACGTTGGAGGTTCGGCATTGGAGAAGGAATAGCGACGCGTGGGCGCATAGGAACAAACGTAAAGCAGCGATTTCGTGGCAAAGCATTGCTCGTTGA